In one window of Helianthus annuus cultivar XRQ/B chromosome 17, HanXRQr2.0-SUNRISE, whole genome shotgun sequence DNA:
- the LOC110920883 gene encoding acetylserotonin O-methyltransferase: protein MDTEIKVENIISKEEEASAQQEIWKFVFGFTPMAVVKCAIELGIPDILENHDTPITLAELASKIGCPMPMLHRIMRFLVQYKIFQEVAVSETCFGYAHTPLSQLLTTHGKLSMADFVLLESSPVMLAPWHKLSARVLGKEGSAFGATHGDDVWGFAAANPGHSKLIDDAMACDARLAVGAVIEGCPEVFRQLRTVVDVGGGDGTALRLIVAACPWINGINFDLPHVVSVAPACMGVEHVGGDMFDHVPKADAVYLMKVLHDWGDEECIHILRKCREAIPHDTGKVIIVEAVVVQEDHQFKDVALMMDMVMMAHTPKGKERTLKEWSYVFHEAGFSRYTTKRIRAYQSVIEVYP from the exons ATGGATACTGAAATTAAAGTTGAGAATATCATTTCCAAAGAAGAAGAAGCATCAGCTCAACAAGAAATATGGAAATTTGTTTTTGGCTTTACTCCCATGGCTGTCGTCAAGTGTGCCATTGAACTCGGGATCCCCGATATCCTCGAAAACCATGACACCCCAATCACGCTGGCTGAGCTAGCGTCGAAGATTGGGTGTCCAATGCCCATGTTGCATCGGATCATGAGGTTCTTGGTCCAATACAAGATATTCCAAGAAGTAGCAGTATCTGAAACGTGTTTCGGATACGCTCACACGCCTTTGTCTCAACTCCTAACGACACATGGCAAGCTCAGCATGGCCGATTTTGTGCTTTTAGAAAGCAGCCCAGTCATGCTGGCTCCTTGGCACAAGCTAAGTGCTAGGGTTTTGGGCAAAGAGGGCTCCGCGTTTGGTGCGACACATGGCGATGATGTGTGGGGATTCGCGGCCGCAAATCCGGGCCATAGCAAACTCATAGACGATGCAATGGCATGCGATGCTCGGCTCGCGGTGGGCGCAGTTATCGAGGGTTGCCCAGAAGTGTTTAGGCAGTTGAGGACAGTGGtggatgttggtggtggtgatggcacTGCTCTACGGTTGATTGTGGCGGCTTGTCCATGGATTAATGGGATTAATTTCGATCTTCCACATGTAGTGTCGGTGGCCCCTGCATGTATGGGGGTTGAACACGTTGGAGGCGATATGTTTGATCATGTTCCTAAGGCCGATGCTGTCTATCTCATG AAAGTACTTCATGATTGGGGAGACGAAGAATGCATTCACATACTAAGAAAATGTCGAGAGGCTATTCCTCATGACACAGGGAAGGTGATTATCGTAGAGGCGGTTGTAGTACAAGAAGATCACCAATTTAAAGATGTAGCATTGATGATGGACATGGTTATGATGGCTCATACACCTAAAGGGAAAGAACGCACTTTAAAAGAATGGTCTTATGTGTTTCATGAAGCTGGGTTTTCTCGTTACACTACAAAACGCATCCGAGCCTATCAGTCTGTTATTGAAGTTTATCCATGA
- the LOC110920942 gene encoding pentatricopeptide repeat-containing protein At1g03560, mitochondrial, with translation MRKTLLKPLYPIRICRPHSSPINGGTATHTHHPLHNPSIPDPNPLPLSNSRWVFTTTAPPPPEWVEPINDTSDLISPNPKPSPWVDQIFNLLNDDVSSQMEPKLDSFCRNWFIRLSPNFVCYILSSGRVKTRPELAFRFFNWAGSQKGGGCNYSHNLECYALLIDVLSGSKDVDRVKCVFNEVKNRGFVMSIKCANLLIKSFGNLGMVEELLWVWKEMKEHEIDPSLFTFNFLINGLVNSMFMESAEQVLEVMEAGLVKPDAVTYNTMIKGYCKCGKTKSAFEKFKRMEEMNIEPDKISYMTLIQAFYSDCDYDYCLKLYNEMEEKKLEIPPHAYSLVIGGLCKDGKPMEGYTLFESMIQKAGKANVAMYTALMDAYAKAGHIDQVIRLFERMNNDGFSPDVVTYGVIVNVLCKTGRLEEALNYFELCKENKVAVNAMFYSSLIDGFGKAGRLDEAEKLFEEMVNDGCSRDSYCYNALIDALVKNDKVDEALALFNRMEIDGCDQTVYTYTIIMSGLFNKHRNEEALKIWDMMIDKGITPTPASFRVLSTGLCLSGKVSRACKILDALAPMGVVIDTACEDMINVLVKAGRVEQACKLADGIVERGREIPGRVRTVLIKALRKSGNSEMAMKLMHSKIGIGYDRKGSVKKRVKFRVLVDK, from the coding sequence ATGAGGAAAACCCTGCTGAAACCCCTCTACCCCATCAGAATCTGCAGACCTCATTCATCCCCCATCAATGGCGGAACAGCGACTCACACTCACCACCCACTTCATAACCCATCAATCCCCGACCCGAACCCACTTCCACTCTCTAACTCCAGGTGGGTTTTCACCACAACCGCACCCCCACCGCCGGAATGGGTCGAACCCATCAACGACACCTCCGACCTCATCTCACCGAACCCCAAACCCTCCCCATGGGTTGACCAAATCTTCAATCTTTTAAACGACGACGTTTCATCTCAAATGGAACCCAAATTGGATTCCTTTTGCCGCAACTGGTTCATCAGATTATCACCCAATTTCGTCTGTTACATTCTTTCTTCGGGTCGGGTCAAAACCCGCCCCGAATTGGCCTTCCGGTTTTTCAATTGGGCAGGTAGTCAAAAGGGTGGTGGGTGCAATTATTCTCATAATCTTGAATGCTATGCTTTATTGATTGATGTTTTATCTGGTTCTAAAGATGTTGATAGGGTTAAGTGTGTGTTTAATGAGGTTAAAAACAGGGGGTTTGTTATGAGCATAAAGTGTGCAAATTTGTTGATAAAATCATTTGGGAATCTTGGTATGGTTGAAGAATTGTTGTGGGTATGGAAGGAAATGAAGGAACATGAAATCGATCCGAGCTTGTTTACGTTTAATTTTTTGATTAATGGGCTGGTTAATTCGATGTTTATGGAATCTGCTGAACAGGTTTTGGAAGTTATGGAGGCCGGGTTGGTTAAACCCGACGCCGTAACGTATAATACGATGATCAAAGGGTACTGTAAATGTGGGAAAACGAAGAGCGCGTTTGAGAAGTTTAAGAGAATGGAAGAGATGAACATAGAGCCTGATAAGATTAGTTATATGACTTTGATCCAAGCTTTTTACTCGGATtgtgattatgattattgttTGAAACTTTATAATGAAATGGAGGAAAAGAAGCTTGAGATACCGCCACATGCTTATAGTTTAGTGATTGGTGGTCTTTGTAAAGATGGGAAGCCGATGGAAGGTTATACGTTGTTTGAAAGTATGATTCAAAAGGCCGGTAAAGCTAATGTTGCAATGTATACTGCTTTAATGGATGCGTATGCAAAAGCCGGGCACATAGATCAGGTGATTAGGCTTTTCGAGAGGATGAATAATGACGGTTTTAGCCCCGATGTGGTTACGTATGGTGTTATCGTGAACGTTTTATGCAAAACCGGGAGACTAGAAGAGGCGTTAAACTATTTTGAGTTGTGTAAGGAGAATAAAGTTGCGGTTAACGCAATGTTTTATTCGAGTCTTATAGACGGATTTGGAAAAGCCGGGAGATTGGACGAGGCCGAGAAGCTTTTTGAAGAAATGGTTAATGATGGATGTAGTCGGGATTCGTATTGCTACAATGCACTTATCGACGCGTTGGTGAAAAACGATAAGGTTGATGAAGCATTGGCGCTTTTTAATAGGATGGAAATAGACGGTTGTGATCAAACGGTGTATACATACACAATCATAATGAGCGGTTTATTTAACAAACATCGAAACGAAGAAGCGTTAAAGATTTGGGATATGATGATTGATAAGGGAATAACTCCCACGCCTGCTTCTTTTCGGGTTCTTTCAACCGGGCTTTGCCTTTCGGGTAAAGTGTCACGAGCGTGTAAGATTTTGGATGCGTTGGCACCAATGGGGGTGGTTATAGACACGGCATGTGAAGATATGATTAATGTTTTGGTCAAAGCGGGTCGTGTGGAGCAAGCGTGTAAATTGGCTGATGGGATTGTGGAAAGGGGTCGAGAGATACCTGGGAGGGTTCGTACGGTTTTGATCAAAGCTTTGAGGAAATCCGGGAATTCAGAGATGGCAATGAAACTGATGCATAGTAAAATTGGGATTGGATATGATAGGAAGGGCAGTGTGAAGAAGCGAGTGAAGTTTCGCGTGCTCGTTGACAAGTGA